In the genome of Populus trichocarpa isolate Nisqually-1 chromosome 6, P.trichocarpa_v4.1, whole genome shotgun sequence, one region contains:
- the LOC7485491 gene encoding uncharacterized protein LOC7485491, with translation MAPKPDSHTLAAAAASDPSSTSSMDPLFLLLNFLPYSFLRPPRLRLKLPTFTLPSPMTVFSLVLLTYFMVVSGIVYDVIVEPPGIGSTQDPYTGSVKPLVFMPGRVNGQYIIEGLSSGFMFVVGGVGIILMDLALDKNRAKSVKVSYATAGISSVVIAYVMSMLFIRIKIPAYLH, from the coding sequence ATGGCACCCAAACCCGATTCCCACACCCtagccgccgccgccgcctccGACCCATCATCCACCTCCTCCATGGATCCactcttcctcctcctcaatTTTCTTCCTTACTCCTTCCTCCGCCCACCACGCCTCCGTCTCAAACTCCCCACCTTCACTCTCCCTTCCCCCATGACAGTTTTCTCTTTAGTCCTCCTCACCTACTTCATGGTCGTCTCTGGCATCGTCTATGACGTCATCGTTGAACCACCTGGTATTGGGTCAACCCAAGACCCATATACCGGATCTGTCAAGCCTTTGGTTTTCATGCCAGGAAGAGTTAATGGGCAGTATATAATTGAAGGGCTCTCTTCTGGGTTCATGTTTGTTGTTGGTGGTGTTGGCATTATTTTGATGGATCTGGCACTTGATAAAAATCGGGCCAAAAGTGTTAAGGTTTCTTATGCTACTGCAGGGATTTCCTCTGTTGTTATTGCTTATGTTATGAGTATGCTTTTTATTCGGATTAAGATTCCTGCTTATCTTCATTGA
- the LOC18099943 gene encoding plant intracellular Ras-group-related LRR protein 6, giving the protein MMYEQRQQQMMNRVDRRKINGDRRKAIEEERLEVVDLSGMSLETLPHPSLNLATICKLYLSNNDLQMIPESLTARMLNLVVLDVHSNQLKSLPNSIGCLSKLKVLNVSGNLIESLPRTIENCRCLEELNANFNKLSRLPDTIGFELVNLKKLSVNSNKLVFLPMSTSHLTSLKILDARLNNLRSLPEDLENLINLEVLNVSQNFQYLEALPYAIGVLISLVELDVSYNKITTLPDSMGCLRKLQKLYVEGNPLISPPMEVVERGLHVVKEYLSEKMNAGHKSPTKKSWVGKLVKYGTFNGRRIGSRKDRQWFHVSPDHYHSFDGVASPGYDRKSSKYTGNRSIEGLASPRHLRMFSPRRLFSSKNFF; this is encoded by the exons ATGATGTATGAGCAGCGACAACAGCAAATGATGAATAGAGTGGATAGGAGGAAGATTAATGGAGACAGAAGGAAGGCAATCGAGGAAGAAAGGCTTGAAGTTGTTGATCTGAGTGGCATGTCTCTGGAGACTCTACCTCACCCTTCACTCAACTTAGCTACTATTTGCAAACTTTACCTCTCCAACAATGATCTGCAG ATGATACCGGAATCCTTAACGGCAAGAATGCTAAATTTGGTGGTGTTGGATGTTCACTCAAATCAGCTTAAATCTCTCCCTAACTCAATTGGATGTTTGTCAAAGCTCAAAGTTCTTAATGTTTCAGGCAACCTTATTGAGTCCCTACCTAGAACTATTGAGAATTGCAG ATGTTTAGAAGAATTGAATGCCAACTTTAACAAGCTAAGCAGACTACCAGATACTATTGGGTTTGAGCTTGTTAACCTCAAGAAGCTCTCAGTAAACTCGAACAAGCTTGTGTTTCTTCCAATGTCTACCTCCCACCTCACTTCTTTGAAAATACTAGATGCAAGGCTCAACAATCTAAGGTCCCTCCCAGAAGACCTCGAGAACCTTATCAATCTAGAAGTCCTTAATGTAAGCCAAAACTTCCAATATCTTGAAGCCTTACCGTACGCCATTGGTGTCCTCATATCTCTTGTGGAACTGGACGTGAGTTATAACAAGATCACAACTTTGCCTGACTCCATGGGGTGTCTGAGGAAGCTGCAAAAGCTATATGTTGAAGGGAACCCACTCATTTCTCCTCCAATGGAGGTGGTGGAGAGAGGCTTGCATGTTGTCAAGGAGTATTTGAGTGAGAAGATGAATGCAGGCCACAAGAGCCCAACAAAGAAGTCATGGGTTGGTAAGTTGGTCAAGTATGGGACCTTCAATGGCAGAAGAATTGGGTCCAGGAAAGACAGACAGTGGTTCCATGTTTCACCTGATCATTATCACTCATTTGATGGTGTTGCTTCTCCTGGATACGATAGGAAATCATCTAAATACACAGGGAATCGTTCCATTGAAGGCCTTGCTTCTCCTAGACACTTGAGGATGTTCTCACCCCGTCGTCTGTTCTCTTCAAAGAACTTCTTTTAG
- the LOC7485492 gene encoding choline monooxygenase, chloroplastic: MTMITATTMAVLLKPMITAHRLLLFQTQKHTSIIAKQQKQHGSLLVASSVRQSDNYCQNLVDEFDPNIPIEKALTPPSSWYTDPSFFDFELHRVFYKGWQAVGYTEQIKNPRDFFTGRLGNVEFLVCRDDDGKIHAFHNVCRHHASLVASGNGQKSCFVCPYHGWTYGLDGALLKATRITGIQNFDVNEFGLKPLNVATWGPFVLLNLDKEILPQQEADNTVGSEWLGSCSEYLAANGVDSSLSYLCRRVYDIECNWKVFCDNYLDGGYHVPYAHKGLASGLKLNSYSTKTYEKVSIQSCDGGSTESEDDIDRLGSKALYAFIYPNFMINRYGPWMDTNLVLPLGPRKCQVIFDYFIEAHLKDDKDFIERSLVDSERVQIEDIVLCEGVQRGLETPAYCSGRYAPMVEHAMHHFHQLLHYILKE, translated from the exons ATGACCATGATCACTGCAACTACAATGGCAGTACTGCTCAAACCCATGATCACTGCTCACCGCCTTCTCCTCTTCCAAACCCAAAAACACACTTCAATTAttgcaaaacaacaaaaacaacacgGGTCTCTTCTTGTTGCCAGCTCTGTCCGTCAGAGTGATAACTACTGTCAAAATCTGGTCGATGAATTTGACCCAAATATTCCTATAGAGAAAGCCTTGACCCCACCTAGCTCATGGTACACCGACccttctttttttgattttgaaCTCCATCGTGTCTTCTATAAAGGCTGGCAGGCTGTTG gATATACTGAACAGATAAAGAATCCTCGTGATTTTTTCACTGGAAG ATTGGGGAATGTAGAGTTTCTGGTGTGTCGAGATGATGATGGCAAGATTCATGCTTTTCACAATGTGTGTCGCCATCATGCCTCTCTTGTTGCATCTGGAAATGGGCAAAAGTCTTGTTTTGTATGCCCTTATCAT GGGTGGACATATGGGTTGGATGGAGCACTTCTTAAAGCAACCAGGATAACCGGGATCCAAAATTTTGATGTAAAT GAGTTTGGGCTTAAACCACTAAATGTAGCAACTTGGGGGCCATTTGTTCTTCTCAATTTGGACAAGGAGATTTTACCTCAGCAAGAAGCTGACAATACAGTGGGGAGTGAATGGCTTGGTAGCTGTTCAGAATATCTTGCTGCAAATGGAGTTGATTCTTCTCTAAGCTATCTTTGCAGGCGTGTATACGATATTGAATGTAACTGGAAG gtGTTCTGTGATAATTACTTAGATGGTGGTTACCATGTACCATATGCTCATAAAGGCCTTGCATCTGGTCTTAAGCTTAATTCTTACTCCACCAAG ACATATGAAAAGGTTAGCATCCAAAGTTGTGATGGTGGCTCGACAGAAAGCGAAGATGATATTGATCGACTTGGGTCAAAAGCCTTGTATGCTTTCATTTACCCTAATTTTATGATTAACAG GTATGGACCATGGATGGACACTAATCTGGTACTCCCGCTAGGACCCAGGAAATGCCAGGTGATATTTGACTACTTTATTGAAGCCCATCTCAAG GACGACAAAGATTTCATAGAAAGAAGTCTAGTTGATAGTGAGAGAGTGCAG ATAGAAGATATCGTGCTGTGTGAAGGTGTTCAGAGAGGCCTTGAAACACCAGCATACTGTAGCGGCAGATACGCTCCCATGGTTGAGCATGCCATGCACCATTTCCACCAATTGCTTCACTATATACTCAAAGAATGA
- the LOC7474716 gene encoding calcium-transporting ATPase 10, plasma membrane-type isoform X1, with the protein MTSLFKSSPYRRRRDDLEAGESRSTGFDVDDGDSSDPFDIPSTKNASIGRLRRWRQAALVLNASRRFRYTLDLKKEEEKQQILRKIRAHAQAIRAAYLFKEAGKRVNGTAELHILPPPVGDFGISQDQLSTITRDHNHNALEEIGGVKGVADALKTNTEKGIYGDDADLLKRKNAFGSNTYPQKKGRSFWMFLWEAWQDLTLIILMIAAVASLVLGIKTEGIKEGWYDGASIAFAVILVIVVTAISDYKQSLQFQNLNEEKRNIHLEVIRGGRRIEVSIYDIVVGDVIPLNIGDQVPADGILITGHSLAIDESSMTGESKIVHKNSREPFLMSGCKVADGSGTMLVTGVGINTEWGLLMASISEDTGEETPLQVRLNGVATFIGIVGLTVALLVLIVLLVRYFTGHTKNFDGSPQFKAGKTKASTAVDGAIKILTVAVTIVVVAVPEGLPLAVTLTLAYSMRKMMRDKALVRRLSACETMGSATTICSDKTGTLTLNQMTIVEAYSGGQKIDPPDSKSQLPPILSSLLMEGIAQNTTGSVFVPEGGGDPEISGSPTEKAILGWAVKLGMNFDAVRSESSIIHVFPFNSEKKKGGVALQLPDSQVHIHWKGAAEIVLASCTEYINASGKIVPLDQDKVLFFKKSIEDMAASSLRCVAIAYRTYDMDKVPADEQQKTQWELPQDDLVLLAIVGIKDPCRPGVRDAVQLCKNAGVKVRMVTGDNPQTAKAIALECGILSSAEDAVEPNVIEGRVFRNYSDAERVEIAEKISVMGRSSPNDKLLFVQALKKRGHVVAVTGDGTNDAPALHEADIGLSMGIQGTEVAKESSDIIILDDNFASVVKVVRWGRSVYANIQKFIQFQLTVNVAALIINVVAAISSGDVPLNAVQLLWVNLIMDTLGALALATEPPTDHLMHRPPVGRREPLITNIMWRNLLIQAAYQVSVLLVLNFRGKSLLGLEHETPQRANKVKNTLIFNAFVLCQIFNEFNARKPDELNIFKGITKNHLFVVIVGITLVLQVIIIEFVGKFTSTVKLNWKQWLISAVIAIISWPLAAIGKLIPVPRTPLHKFFTKMFHRSGNSPSDR; encoded by the exons ATGACAAGTTTGTTCAAAAGCTCGCCGTATAGAAGACGGCGAGATGATTTGGAAGCCGGAGAAAGTCGTTCTACTGGCTTTGATGTCGACGACGGCGACTCGTCGGATCCTTTTGATATCCCCAGCACCAAAAACGCCTCCATCGGCCGCCTCCGCCGATGGCGG CAAGCTGCGCTTGTACTTAATGCTTCTAGAAGATTCCGGTATACATTGGActtgaaaaaggaagaagagaaacagCAAATATTAAGGAAGATAAGAGCACATGCTCAAGCTATACGG GCCGCATATCTTTTCAAAGAAGCGGGGAAAAGAGTAAATG GAACCGCAGAATTACACATTCTGCCACCCCCAGTTGGTGATTTTGGAATTAGCCAAGATCAACTTTCTACAATCACGAGAGATCATAATCATAATGCTTTGGAGGAAATTGGTGGG GTAAAAGGAGTTGCAGATGCCTTAAAAACTAATACAGAGAAGGGAATTTATGGAGATGATGCTGATTTACTAAAACGGAAGAATGCATTTGGATCAAATACATATCCTCAGAAAAAAGGAAGGAGTTTTTGG ATGTTCCTTTGGGAAGCTTGGCAAGATCTTACTTTAATCATATTGATGATAGCTGCAGTGGCTTCTTTGGTGCTGGGCATAAAGACAGAG GGTATTAAGGAAGGATGGTATGATGGGGCCAGCATTGCCTTTGCAGTTATCCTTGTCATTGTTGTGACAG CTATAAGTGACTACAAACAATCTCTTCAGTTCCAAAATCTAAACgaggagaagagaaacataCATTTGGAG GTTATCAGAGGAGGTAGAAGAATTGAAGTTTCTATATATGATATTGTTGTAGGTGATGTCATACCCCTTAACATTGGTGATCAG GTACCTGCTGATGGAATTTTAATTACTGGTCACTCTCTAGCTATTGATGAATCAAGCATGACTGGAGAAAGCAAGATT GTTCATAAGAATTCCAGGGAACCATTTCTAATGTCTGGCTGCAAAGTTGCGGATGGTAGTGGTACTATGCTG GTAACCGGTGTTGGAATTAATACTGAATGGGGGTTGCTCATGGCTAGTATTTCAGAAGACACTGGTGAAGAAACACCTTTGCAg GTGCGCTTGAATGGGGTTGCAACTTTCATTGGTATTGTGGGGCTTACAGTAGCTTTGCTTGTCTTGATAGTCCTTTTAGTCAG ATATTTCACTGGCCATACAAAAAATTTTGATGGAAGTCCTCAGTTTAAAGCGGGTAAAACAAAAGCTAGTACAGCAGTAGATGGAGCCATTAAAATTCTCACTGTTGCG GTTACCATTGTTGTAGTTGCAGTGCCTGAAGGGCTTCCCTTAGCAGTTACTTTAAC TCTTGCCTACTCGATGAGAAAAATGATGAGGGATAAGGCTTTG GTGCGCCGACTTTCTGCCTGTGAAACTATGGGCTCTGCCACAACTATTTGCAGTGATAAGACTGGAACTTTAACCTTGAATCAG ATGACCATTGTAGAAGCTTATTCTGGAGGACAAAAAATTGATCCTCCAGACAGTAAATCACAGTTGCCTCCTATTTTGTCTTCTTTACTCATGGAAGGCATTGCACAGAACACAACCGGCAGTGTTTTTGTTCCTGAG GGAGGTGGAGATCCAGAGATTTCTGGATCACCAACAGAAAAGGCCATTCTTGGATGGGCAGTCAAG CTGGGGATGAATTTCGATGCTGTTCGATCTGAATCCAGTATCATTCATGTATTCCCATTCAACTCTGAGAAGAAAAAAGGCGGTGTGGCACTACAACTG cCTGACTCTCAAGTGCATATACATTGGAAGGGGGCTGCCGAAATAGTATTAGCCTCATGTACGGAATACATCAACGCAAGTGGTAAAATCGTGCCATTGGATCAAGACAAG gtgttgttttttaagaaatctATTGAAGATATGGCTGCCAGTAGTTTGCGTTGTGTTGCCATTGCATATAGAACATATGACATGGACAAAGTTCCAGCCGATGAACAACAGAAAACTCAATGGGAATTACCTCAAGATGATCTTGTTTTGCTTGCTATTGTTGGCATAAAG GACCCATGTCGTCCAGGTGTGAGAGATGCTGTTCAACTGTGCAAAAATGCTGGTGTGAAG GTACGCATGGTAACTGGTGACAATCCTCAAACTGCTAAAGCAATTGCCTTGGAATGTGGGATACTGAGTTCAGCAGAAGATGCTGTGGAGCCTAATGTTATTGAAGGAAGAGTGTTTCGTAACTATTCAGATGCAGAAAGAGTGGAAATCGCAGAGAAGATCTCG gtgATGGGGAGGTCTTCTCCAAATGACAAGCTTTTGTTTGTGCAAGCTTTGAAAAAGAGGGGACATGTTGTTGCTGTAACTGGAGATGGAACAAATGATGCTCCTGCATTACATGAG GCAGACATTGGCCTTTCAATGGGTATTCAAGGGACAGAAGTTGCTAAAGAAAGCTCAGATATCATAATTTTGGATGACAACTTTGCTTCAGTCGTGAAG GTTGTCCGTTGGGGTAGATCTGTATATGCAAATATCCAGAAATTTATCCAGTTTCAGCTTACAGTTAATGTTGCAGCTCTTATTATAAATGTTGTGGCTGCAATTTCTTCTGGTGATGTCCCATTAAATGCAGTGCAG CTCCTGTGGGTTAACCTTATCATGGATACTCTTGGAGCATTGGCACTGGCTACTGAGCCTCCAACAGATCACCTGATGCATAGACCTCCAGTTGGTCGTAG GGAACCACTAATTACAAATATCATGTGGAGGAACCTGCTGATACAG GCAGCATATCAAGTGAGCGTGTTGCTTGTCCTTAATTTTCGAGGGAAGAGCTTACTGGGGTTGGAACATGAAACCCCTCAGCGTGCAAACAAGGTGAAGAATACCTTGATATTCAATGCATTTGTGCTCTGTCAG ATCTTCAATGAATTCAATGCCCGGAAGCCagatgaattaaatattttcaaagggATTACAAAAAACCACCTTTTCGTTGTTATAGTTGGAATAACACTTGTACTTCAG GTTATCATTATTGAGTTTGTTGGGAAGTTCACTTCTACAGTCAAGCTCAATTGGAAACAGTGGCTGATTTCAGCAGTTATTGCTATTATCAG TTGGCCGCTTGCTGCTATTGGTAAACTGATACCTGTTCCACGAACTCCCTTGCACAAGTTCTTTACAAAGATGTTTCATCGAAGTGGTAACTCTCCAA GTGATCGGTAG
- the LOC7474716 gene encoding calcium-transporting ATPase 10, plasma membrane-type isoform X2, translated as MTSLFKSSPYRRRRDDLEAGESRSTGFDVDDGDSSDPFDIPSTKNASIGRLRRWRQAALVLNASRRFRYTLDLKKEEEKQQILRKIRAHAQAIRAAYLFKEAGKRVNGTAELHILPPPVGDFGISQDQLSTITRDHNHNALEEIGGVKGVADALKTNTEKGIYGDDADLLKRKNAFGSNTYPQKKGRSFWMFLWEAWQDLTLIILMIAAVASLVLGIKTEGIKEGWYDGASIAFAVILVIVVTAISDYKQSLQFQNLNEEKRNIHLEVIRGGRRIEVSIYDIVVGDVIPLNIGDQVPADGILITGHSLAIDESSMTGESKIVHKNSREPFLMSGCKVADGSGTMLVTGVGINTEWGLLMASISEDTGEETPLQVRLNGVATFIGIVGLTVALLVLIVLLVRYFTGHTKNFDGSPQFKAGKTKASTAVDGAIKILTVAVTIVVVAVPEGLPLAVTLTLAYSMRKMMRDKALVRRLSACETMGSATTICSDKTGTLTLNQMTIVEAYSGGQKIDPPDSKSQLPPILSSLLMEGIAQNTTGSVFVPEGGGDPEISGSPTEKAILGWAVKLGMNFDAVRSESSIIHVFPFNSEKKKGGVALQLPDSQVHIHWKGAAEIVLASCTEYINASGKIVPLDQDKVLFFKKSIEDMAASSLRCVAIAYRTYDMDKVPADEQQKTQWELPQDDLVLLAIVGIKDPCRPGVRDAVQLCKNAGVKVRMVTGDNPQTAKAIALECGILSSAEDAVEPNVIEGRVFRNYSDAERVEIAEKISVMGRSSPNDKLLFVQALKKRGHVVAVTGDGTNDAPALHEADIGLSMGIQGTEVAKESSDIIILDDNFASVVKVVRWGRSVYANIQKFIQFQLTVNVAALIINVVAAISSGDVPLNAVQLLWVNLIMDTLGALALATEPPTDHLMHRPPVGRREPLITNIMWRNLLIQAAYQVSVLLVLNFRGKSLLGLEHETPQRANKVKNTLIFNAFVLCQIFNEFNARKPDELNIFKGITKNHLFVVIVGITLVLQVIIIEFVGKFTSTVKLNWKQWLISAVIAIISWPLAAIGKLIPVPRTPLHKFFTKMFHRSGDR; from the exons ATGACAAGTTTGTTCAAAAGCTCGCCGTATAGAAGACGGCGAGATGATTTGGAAGCCGGAGAAAGTCGTTCTACTGGCTTTGATGTCGACGACGGCGACTCGTCGGATCCTTTTGATATCCCCAGCACCAAAAACGCCTCCATCGGCCGCCTCCGCCGATGGCGG CAAGCTGCGCTTGTACTTAATGCTTCTAGAAGATTCCGGTATACATTGGActtgaaaaaggaagaagagaaacagCAAATATTAAGGAAGATAAGAGCACATGCTCAAGCTATACGG GCCGCATATCTTTTCAAAGAAGCGGGGAAAAGAGTAAATG GAACCGCAGAATTACACATTCTGCCACCCCCAGTTGGTGATTTTGGAATTAGCCAAGATCAACTTTCTACAATCACGAGAGATCATAATCATAATGCTTTGGAGGAAATTGGTGGG GTAAAAGGAGTTGCAGATGCCTTAAAAACTAATACAGAGAAGGGAATTTATGGAGATGATGCTGATTTACTAAAACGGAAGAATGCATTTGGATCAAATACATATCCTCAGAAAAAAGGAAGGAGTTTTTGG ATGTTCCTTTGGGAAGCTTGGCAAGATCTTACTTTAATCATATTGATGATAGCTGCAGTGGCTTCTTTGGTGCTGGGCATAAAGACAGAG GGTATTAAGGAAGGATGGTATGATGGGGCCAGCATTGCCTTTGCAGTTATCCTTGTCATTGTTGTGACAG CTATAAGTGACTACAAACAATCTCTTCAGTTCCAAAATCTAAACgaggagaagagaaacataCATTTGGAG GTTATCAGAGGAGGTAGAAGAATTGAAGTTTCTATATATGATATTGTTGTAGGTGATGTCATACCCCTTAACATTGGTGATCAG GTACCTGCTGATGGAATTTTAATTACTGGTCACTCTCTAGCTATTGATGAATCAAGCATGACTGGAGAAAGCAAGATT GTTCATAAGAATTCCAGGGAACCATTTCTAATGTCTGGCTGCAAAGTTGCGGATGGTAGTGGTACTATGCTG GTAACCGGTGTTGGAATTAATACTGAATGGGGGTTGCTCATGGCTAGTATTTCAGAAGACACTGGTGAAGAAACACCTTTGCAg GTGCGCTTGAATGGGGTTGCAACTTTCATTGGTATTGTGGGGCTTACAGTAGCTTTGCTTGTCTTGATAGTCCTTTTAGTCAG ATATTTCACTGGCCATACAAAAAATTTTGATGGAAGTCCTCAGTTTAAAGCGGGTAAAACAAAAGCTAGTACAGCAGTAGATGGAGCCATTAAAATTCTCACTGTTGCG GTTACCATTGTTGTAGTTGCAGTGCCTGAAGGGCTTCCCTTAGCAGTTACTTTAAC TCTTGCCTACTCGATGAGAAAAATGATGAGGGATAAGGCTTTG GTGCGCCGACTTTCTGCCTGTGAAACTATGGGCTCTGCCACAACTATTTGCAGTGATAAGACTGGAACTTTAACCTTGAATCAG ATGACCATTGTAGAAGCTTATTCTGGAGGACAAAAAATTGATCCTCCAGACAGTAAATCACAGTTGCCTCCTATTTTGTCTTCTTTACTCATGGAAGGCATTGCACAGAACACAACCGGCAGTGTTTTTGTTCCTGAG GGAGGTGGAGATCCAGAGATTTCTGGATCACCAACAGAAAAGGCCATTCTTGGATGGGCAGTCAAG CTGGGGATGAATTTCGATGCTGTTCGATCTGAATCCAGTATCATTCATGTATTCCCATTCAACTCTGAGAAGAAAAAAGGCGGTGTGGCACTACAACTG cCTGACTCTCAAGTGCATATACATTGGAAGGGGGCTGCCGAAATAGTATTAGCCTCATGTACGGAATACATCAACGCAAGTGGTAAAATCGTGCCATTGGATCAAGACAAG gtgttgttttttaagaaatctATTGAAGATATGGCTGCCAGTAGTTTGCGTTGTGTTGCCATTGCATATAGAACATATGACATGGACAAAGTTCCAGCCGATGAACAACAGAAAACTCAATGGGAATTACCTCAAGATGATCTTGTTTTGCTTGCTATTGTTGGCATAAAG GACCCATGTCGTCCAGGTGTGAGAGATGCTGTTCAACTGTGCAAAAATGCTGGTGTGAAG GTACGCATGGTAACTGGTGACAATCCTCAAACTGCTAAAGCAATTGCCTTGGAATGTGGGATACTGAGTTCAGCAGAAGATGCTGTGGAGCCTAATGTTATTGAAGGAAGAGTGTTTCGTAACTATTCAGATGCAGAAAGAGTGGAAATCGCAGAGAAGATCTCG gtgATGGGGAGGTCTTCTCCAAATGACAAGCTTTTGTTTGTGCAAGCTTTGAAAAAGAGGGGACATGTTGTTGCTGTAACTGGAGATGGAACAAATGATGCTCCTGCATTACATGAG GCAGACATTGGCCTTTCAATGGGTATTCAAGGGACAGAAGTTGCTAAAGAAAGCTCAGATATCATAATTTTGGATGACAACTTTGCTTCAGTCGTGAAG GTTGTCCGTTGGGGTAGATCTGTATATGCAAATATCCAGAAATTTATCCAGTTTCAGCTTACAGTTAATGTTGCAGCTCTTATTATAAATGTTGTGGCTGCAATTTCTTCTGGTGATGTCCCATTAAATGCAGTGCAG CTCCTGTGGGTTAACCTTATCATGGATACTCTTGGAGCATTGGCACTGGCTACTGAGCCTCCAACAGATCACCTGATGCATAGACCTCCAGTTGGTCGTAG GGAACCACTAATTACAAATATCATGTGGAGGAACCTGCTGATACAG GCAGCATATCAAGTGAGCGTGTTGCTTGTCCTTAATTTTCGAGGGAAGAGCTTACTGGGGTTGGAACATGAAACCCCTCAGCGTGCAAACAAGGTGAAGAATACCTTGATATTCAATGCATTTGTGCTCTGTCAG ATCTTCAATGAATTCAATGCCCGGAAGCCagatgaattaaatattttcaaagggATTACAAAAAACCACCTTTTCGTTGTTATAGTTGGAATAACACTTGTACTTCAG GTTATCATTATTGAGTTTGTTGGGAAGTTCACTTCTACAGTCAAGCTCAATTGGAAACAGTGGCTGATTTCAGCAGTTATTGCTATTATCAG TTGGCCGCTTGCTGCTATTGGTAAACTGATACCTGTTCCACGAACTCCCTTGCACAAGTTCTTTACAAAGATGTTTCATCGAAGTG GTGATCGGTAG